AAAGTAATTATGCTTGATTATGTTGTTGCACAACACCGAATGGAAAGAGAAGGTCAAACGATGGGGGCAATGAATTTTAAATTATCTGCATTATTTAGTCATTTGAATACAATAAAAAACTTTTTATTTAAAGACAGTTTTGTTCCTGAAAATTTCAAAAAAGAATTAATTGATTTTTCATATAGATCTAACTGGGTCATTGATAGACAAGAACAAGATAAGATCAAAAAAGTGATCCAAAAACGTTATGCACAAGTTTCAATGGATATTGAAAAAGAGGCTAACTTATCTAAAAACACAGTAGAAAAAATTCGTTCGAATTTTTATAAACGTTGTACAGAGTACAATAAACACTACCCTGATTTAGATTTATCAATTGTTATACCAGTATATAATTGTGTTGATTTGTTGCCTAAATTAGTTGATGAACTATTAAAAATAAATTTAAAAACAGAGATTTTCTTGGTTGATGATGGTTCAACAGATGGCTCAACAGAACTTTGTGATTCTTACGCCAAAAATAATGAGCGAGTATATTCATTCTTTCAAAATAATAAAGGTGCAGGAGTTGCAAGAAACTTAGTTATTCCATTATTAACAGGAAAATACTCATATTTTGTTGATGCTGATGATATTGTTGATATTAAAGCATTGGAAGAGGCAATTAAGTTTGCAGATAAAAACAAAAATGACTTATTAATGTTTACATATAAAATTAATTTCTTTGAAAAAAATACGACAAGAGGTATGTGGAACGCAGATCAAGATCTTTGGAATAAATTATTAAAATCTTCTTCAAATCAAGAAAAGAAAATTTTATCGAGTCAAATGGTAAATTATCCTTGGATACGAATTATCAAAACCTCATTATTACATAATGAAAATATCTTCTTTGGTAAAACAGTAGTTCATAATGATGTTCCTTATCATTGGCATACTATTATTGCTGCTAAAAATATTGGTGTTTTTGATAAAGCTATTTGTACACATCGTAAGTTTGATGTTCGCCAACAAATTACAAATATTTCTGATGAGCGTAGATTAATGGTATTAGAGGCTTATAGATATACACATAACTTATTGAAAAAATATGATGATTATCCAGTACTCTTCAATTATTGGCAAAAATTTACTAGAGATCTTCTCACTTGGGCAAGAGATCGAGTTCCAAAAGAGAAGTTAGAGTTTTATAAAAAGAGACATAAACAAATAGTTGATGGGTTAAAAGAGGTAAAAATATGAAAAATATCGCAATGGCAGGAGCTGGATTATCTTGTGCTGTAATAGCAAGAAAATTAGCTGAAAAAGGGCATAAAATTACAATTTTTGAAAGCCGAAATCATATTGGTGGTAATTGTCATACAGAAAGAGATGATAAAACAGGAGTTATGATTCATGTGTATGGACCTCATATTTTTCATACAGATAATAAAGAGGTATGGGATTTTGTGAATCAATATATGGAATTTAAACCTTATGTTAATAGAGTAAAAAGTACGACTAAGGGGCAAGTTTTCTCATTACCTGTAAATTTGCATACTATTAACCAGTTTTTTAATAAAACGCTTTCACCTAATGAAGCAAGAGCGTTTATTGAACAACAGGCTGATATGAGTATTACAGATCCTCAAAGTTTTGAGGAGCAAGCAATGCGTTTTGTTGGTAAAGATTTATATGAGGCATTTTTTAAAGGATATACTCAAAAGCAGTGGGGTATAGATCCTAAGAATTTACCTGCAAGTATTCTAAAAAGATTACCTGTGCGTTTTAATTATGATGATAATTATTTTGCACACCCTTATCAAGGTATGCCAAAAGATGGTTATACTAAAATGATTGAAAATATATTAGATCATCAAAATATTGAAATTCGTTTAAATACACCATTTGTTAGAGAACAAGCGGTCGAATTTGATCACGTTTTTTACTCTGGTACTATTGACGGTTATTTCAATTATGAATATGGTCGATTACCTTATAGAACATTAGATTTTAAGAAAAAATATGCAAAAGGTGATTTTCAAGGCTGTGCTGTAATGAATTATGGCGATGTTAGCGTGCCTTATACAAGAATATCAGAACATAAATATTTTTCTACTTGGGAAAGCTTTGAAGACACTGTATATTTTGAAGAATATAGTCGTTCATGCGAACAGGAAGATACGCCATATTATCCAATTAATCTAGTTGGTGGAAATGAACTTATTGAAAAATATCGATACAAGGCAGCTCAAGAAAAAAATGTTACTTTTGTCGGTCGATTAGGAACATATCGTTATTTAGATATGGATGTTACTATTGCAGAAGCGTTGAAAGTTGTTGGGGAGTTTTAATATGAATCAGATATTCATAAAGAATATTGATGGTACTCTTATTCCAGTATCTACTATCGAAGGGTTAACAATTCATTTTTTTGGAGATAATAATAAAGTTATCGTTTCAGAAAAAACAATTTTTCATAATACTCAATTTAAAATGAGAGAGTTCTCCAATATAGAGATATTAGAAACTCATAAAAGAGGTATTAGAAATCTTGTTGTTGATATGGCAGGAGGTAAGGGATCGTCTTTATTTATAGATGAAGGATTTTCAATAGAGTCAGGAAGATTTGCAATGGCTAATGAGGATAATTGTTCTATAACGATAGGAAAAAACTGTATGTTTAGCTCTAATATTACTATAAGAGCTACCGATGGTCATGTTATTTATAATTTAGGCTCTCCAAAAATTTGTGTTAATACAACTAAACCTATAATAATTGGTGATAATAATTGGTTTGGTAGTGGAGTGACGATTTTAAAAGGTACGGAAATTCTTAACGGTTGTGTTGTTGCTACACAAGCAGTAGTTGCAAAGAAATTTAAAGAAGACAATGTAGTGATCGGAGGAAATCCTGCTAGAGTTCTCAAGCAGAATATTGGATGGAACCGTAGCTATATAAATAATTGGTAATTTTATCTATAAAATAAGAAGGTTATTATGAAAAAAATCACAGTCGTTGGTGCTGGATATGTTGGATTATCAAATGCAGTATTACTTTCTCAACACAATAAAGTAACACTTTTAGATATTGTTGAATCACGAGTTGAAGCTATCAATAATCGAAAATCACCTATTTCTGATAATGAAATTGAGCAATTTTTAGCAGAGAAAGAGTTGTATCTTGATGCTACAATGGATAAAGAAATAGCTTATAAAGGAGCAGAATTTATTTTAGTAGCAACACCAACAAATTATGATACAGAAACAAATTTTTTTGATACTTCAAGCGTTGAAAGTGTAATTGAAGATGCTTTAAGATTAAATCCAAATGCAACAATTATCATTAAATCAACTATTCCTGTTGGTTTTACCGAGAGTGTTAAGCAAAAATTTAATACGGATAATATTATTTTCTCACCGGAGTTTTTAAGAGAAAGTAAAGCCTTATACGATAATCTTCACCCTAGCAGAATTATTATTGGGGAAGACTCTACAAGAGCAAAAGTATTTGCTGATTTATTGGTTCAAGGTGCAATCAAAGAAAATATTGCGACACTATTTGTGGATAATACCGAAGCTGAAGCAATTAAGTTATTTGCAAATACTTATCTTGCAATGCGAGTAGCCTATTTTAATGAGTTGGATACTTATGCTCAAATCAAAGGTTTAAATACCAAACATATTATAGAAGGTGTTGGTTTAGATCCTCGTGTTGGCGAACATTATAATAATCCAAGTTTTGGTTATGGTGGTTATTGTTTACCAAAAGATACCAAACAGTTACTTGCAAACTACAAAGATGTGCCACAAAGTATGATTAAGGCAATTGTTGAATCTAATGAAATTAGAAAACAATTTATCGCCGATGATATTTTGAGTAAGAATCCTAAAACTGTCGGAATTTATCGTTTAATTATGAAATCAAATTCTGATAATTTTAGATCATCAGCAATTCAAACTATTATTGATCATTTAAAACATGCTGGCGTAGATATTGTAATTTATGAACCAGTGTTACAAGATAGTCATTTTAATGGGATTAATGTTTCAAAATCATTAGATAAGTTCAAAAATAAGTCTGATATTATTATCGCAAACAGAATTTCAGACAACTTATCCGATGTAATAGATAAGGTTTATACTAGAGATATTTTTAATGGAGATAACTAAATGAAAGTAATAATTCCAGTTGCTGGACTAGGTACAAGAATGTTACCAGCAACTAAAGCAATTCCTAAGGAAATGTTGACGATTGCAGATAAGCCACTTATTCATTATATAGTGAAAGAATGTGTGGACGCTGGTTTTAAAGAAATTGTCTTAGTTACTCATAGTAGTAAAAATTCAATTGAAAATTATTTTGATACTACGTTTGAATTGGAAACAATGCTTGAAAGACGGCAGAAAAAAGTACTCCTTGAAGAAGTTCGTAATATTATTCCTGAAGATGTTCGTTTGATTCATATAAGACAAGGGCAAGCAAAAGGTCTTGGTCATGCTGTTTTGTGTGCAAGAAGTATTATTGGCGATGATGATTTTGCTGTGGTATTACCTGATGTATTATTACCTGATTTTTCAAGTAATCATAAAACAGAAAATCTTTCTGCAATGGTTCAACGTTTTAATAAAACTGGATATAGTCAAATCATGGTATCTCCTGTTCCAAGGGAAAAAGTGAAGGATTATGGTATTGCTGATTGTCTAGGGGTTGATATTCAAGAAGGTGAAAGTACAAAAATTGTAAAAATGGTTGAAAAACCTGAGATTGAGGATGCTCCATCTAATTTAGCTGTAGTTGGTCGATACGTATTTAGTAAAAATTTATGGCCTTTGTTGGAGCAAACAAAAGAAGGGACTGGTGGTGAAATCCAATTAACTGATGCTATCGATTCTTTAATTGCAAACAGAGAACAAAATATAGAAGCTTTTCGAATAAAAGGTGATACGTTTGATTGTGGCGATAAGATTGGCTATGCACAAGCTTTTATAAAATATAGTCTTCATAATCCGAAAATGAAAGATAGTTTGAAGCAATATTTGAAAGAAATTGTTAAAGAACTTAATTAAACTATTCTAAATAAGGGATCGATATATGTTGGTCTCTAAATTCGATATTATTAAAGTAAATCTATGAATATTTAGAATACTTTGATATTTGTGGTATTATTAACCATTATATTTTTAACTTAAAAGATAAAATGAAAATAAAAACAATTTTAGCACTAAGTTCCATAATGCTTGTTTCTGGCTGTTCACTCTTACCGACAACAGGTCCGAGTAAAGATGCAATAATTACACAACTACCACAACGCGTAAATATCGTTAATGTTGATCTTCCTCTTGCTCAACAAATGTCTTCATCGACTGTAAGTCAGCAATTGTCAACACTTACAAATAAAGGCAGTTTTAATGGTGAAGTTAATGAAGGGGATATCCTATCCGTTTACATTTGGGAAGCACCGCCTGCAGTGCTATTCGGTGTAACTTCTCCTGAAATCGGGCAAGGAAACTCTAAATTGGTGAAATTACCCGAGCAAATGGTCAATAAAAGAGGACGTATAACCGTACCTTTTGTTGGCAGTGTTTTTGTAAAAGGAAAAACTCCTGAGCAAATTCAAAATCAATTAGTCAACTCATTGAGAAATAAGGCGAATCAACCTCAGGTAATCGTTCGTGTGACTCAGAATAATTCTGCAAATGTTTCTATTATCCGTGAAGGTGGCAGTATTCGAATGCCTCTTACAACTTATGGTGAACGTATTTTAGATGCTGTAGCAGCAGTTGGAGGAACGCCGAATAATATACAAGAAGTAACTGTCCAATTAACAAGAAAAAATGCGGTTAAAACAATTCCTCTTGAAAGCTTGATTAAAGAGCCAGCACAGAATATCCCACTTCGTTCTGGTGATGTATTAGCATTATTAGACAAACCATCAAGTTTCACTGGATTGGGAGCATTAGGAACAAATCGCCAAGTTAAATTTCCAACTAAAGGCTTAAATTTAGCGGAAGCTATCGGAAAAATGGGGGGCTTAATCGATACTCGTTCAGATCCTCGTGGTATTTTTGTATTCCGATATATGCCATTAAATACATTACCTGATGCAAAACAGCAACAATGGTACAAACAAGGCTATTCAACAGATACAGAAATTCCAACTGTGTATAATATAGACTTATCAAAACCACAGTCATTTTTTATCTTACAAAAATTTCCAATTCAAGATAAAGATATCGTTTATGTATCGAATGCACCTCTTGCAGAATTCAACAAATTCTTAAGAATGGTATTCTCTACAAGCATATCAACTGCTCGCTCTGTAAAATCAGTAACGGCTAATTAAAGGTATAAGATAAAAATGAAAAAATTAAAAAAGTTAAAGAAATTTTTAAGAAAATTTTCTGTATTATTTTATAGCATTGTTGTTGCACCGACTTTCTTAGCGGTCATTTATTTTGGAATATTTGCATCTGATGTTTATATTTCTCAATCAAGCTTTGTTGTTCGTTCATCCACAACAAATAATTCATTAAGTGGATTTGGAGCTTTGCTTCAAGGCGTTGGATTTTCTCGCTCACAAGATGACTCTTACACATTAAGAGAATATCTCTATTCTCGTGATGCCTTATCTCAACTTCAAGTAACATTACCTGTAAAAGCATTTTATGAAGATAAAGGTGATTTTTTAAGTAAGTTTAATACCTTTGGACTTGATAATTCGAAAGAATCATTTTATCAATATTTCCGTAAACATATTAACGTTAATCTTGATAGAACGTCAGGCATTGCAACATTAAGTATTCACGCATTTTCACCAGAAGATGGTGTAAACATAAATAATGAACTCTTAAGGCTAGGTGAAAACTTAATCAACAAATTAAACACTCGAGCAAGAAATGATGCTTTATTTTTCGCTAAAAAAAATGTAAAAGATGCAGAAGAACGAGTAAAAGAAGTTGGAAAAACGCTAACGAACTATCGTATTAAAAATAATATTTTTGATCTGTCAGCTCAATCAGGTGAGCAATTTTCTTTAGTAAGTAACCTTCAAGTTAAACTGATTGATATCCAGAATCAATTGGCTCAACTTATTGCGATTTCACCTTATAATCCTCAGGTTTCATCTTTGAAATTAAGGGAAAAAAATATCAAAAATGAAATCACCAAACAACTTTCTGAGCTTTATAATGAAAATGGTTCTTTTGTTACCCAAT
This DNA window, taken from Phocoenobacter uteri, encodes the following:
- a CDS encoding acyltransferase; the encoded protein is MNQIFIKNIDGTLIPVSTIEGLTIHFFGDNNKVIVSEKTIFHNTQFKMREFSNIEILETHKRGIRNLVVDMAGGKGSSLFIDEGFSIESGRFAMANEDNCSITIGKNCMFSSNITIRATDGHVIYNLGSPKICVNTTKPIIIGDNNWFGSGVTILKGTEILNGCVVATQAVVAKKFKEDNVVIGGNPARVLKQNIGWNRSYINNW
- a CDS encoding glycosyltransferase family 2 protein encodes the protein MSLKQGNLYFEQGNYQKAIDEYRKVSSDSLLYKSAQFNIKLCEQNIGSPIQQRNQVITGNSNQPLVSVIMPVFNVANYLDTAILSVLNQSYKNIELIIVNDASTDHSLNIIKMYEKQDSRVKVIDLEFNTLGGAGIPSNVGVDAAQGKYIAYADSDDILDQHAIEKMVDLAERTNTEIVIADFITFDDKSREKKISYDKGNWNDIPLNKVFHPKDTPSVFRISPVPWRKLYLRSFINKNNIRFPEGDYFYEDNPLHWFVLTKASKVIMLDYVVAQHRMEREGQTMGAMNFKLSALFSHLNTIKNFLFKDSFVPENFKKELIDFSYRSNWVIDRQEQDKIKKVIQKRYAQVSMDIEKEANLSKNTVEKIRSNFYKRCTEYNKHYPDLDLSIVIPVYNCVDLLPKLVDELLKINLKTEIFLVDDGSTDGSTELCDSYAKNNERVYSFFQNNKGAGVARNLVIPLLTGKYSYFVDADDIVDIKALEEAIKFADKNKNDLLMFTYKINFFEKNTTRGMWNADQDLWNKLLKSSSNQEKKILSSQMVNYPWIRIIKTSLLHNENIFFGKTVVHNDVPYHWHTIIAAKNIGVFDKAICTHRKFDVRQQITNISDERRLMVLEAYRYTHNLLKKYDDYPVLFNYWQKFTRDLLTWARDRVPKEKLEFYKKRHKQIVDGLKEVKI
- the galU gene encoding UTP--glucose-1-phosphate uridylyltransferase GalU, whose protein sequence is MKVIIPVAGLGTRMLPATKAIPKEMLTIADKPLIHYIVKECVDAGFKEIVLVTHSSKNSIENYFDTTFELETMLERRQKKVLLEEVRNIIPEDVRLIHIRQGQAKGLGHAVLCARSIIGDDDFAVVLPDVLLPDFSSNHKTENLSAMVQRFNKTGYSQIMVSPVPREKVKDYGIADCLGVDIQEGESTKIVKMVEKPEIEDAPSNLAVVGRYVFSKNLWPLLEQTKEGTGGEIQLTDAIDSLIANREQNIEAFRIKGDTFDCGDKIGYAQAFIKYSLHNPKMKDSLKQYLKEIVKELN
- a CDS encoding polysaccharide biosynthesis/export family protein, with translation MKIKTILALSSIMLVSGCSLLPTTGPSKDAIITQLPQRVNIVNVDLPLAQQMSSSTVSQQLSTLTNKGSFNGEVNEGDILSVYIWEAPPAVLFGVTSPEIGQGNSKLVKLPEQMVNKRGRITVPFVGSVFVKGKTPEQIQNQLVNSLRNKANQPQVIVRVTQNNSANVSIIREGGSIRMPLTTYGERILDAVAAVGGTPNNIQEVTVQLTRKNAVKTIPLESLIKEPAQNIPLRSGDVLALLDKPSSFTGLGALGTNRQVKFPTKGLNLAEAIGKMGGLIDTRSDPRGIFVFRYMPLNTLPDAKQQQWYKQGYSTDTEIPTVYNIDLSKPQSFFILQKFPIQDKDIVYVSNAPLAEFNKFLRMVFSTSISTARSVKSVTAN
- a CDS encoding nucleotide sugar dehydrogenase, whose product is MKKITVVGAGYVGLSNAVLLSQHNKVTLLDIVESRVEAINNRKSPISDNEIEQFLAEKELYLDATMDKEIAYKGAEFILVATPTNYDTETNFFDTSSVESVIEDALRLNPNATIIIKSTIPVGFTESVKQKFNTDNIIFSPEFLRESKALYDNLHPSRIIIGEDSTRAKVFADLLVQGAIKENIATLFVDNTEAEAIKLFANTYLAMRVAYFNELDTYAQIKGLNTKHIIEGVGLDPRVGEHYNNPSFGYGGYCLPKDTKQLLANYKDVPQSMIKAIVESNEIRKQFIADDILSKNPKTVGIYRLIMKSNSDNFRSSAIQTIIDHLKHAGVDIVIYEPVLQDSHFNGINVSKSLDKFKNKSDIIIANRISDNLSDVIDKVYTRDIFNGDN
- a CDS encoding capsule biosynthesis protein, translating into MKKLKKLKKFLRKFSVLFYSIVVAPTFLAVIYFGIFASDVYISQSSFVVRSSTTNNSLSGFGALLQGVGFSRSQDDSYTLREYLYSRDALSQLQVTLPVKAFYEDKGDFLSKFNTFGLDNSKESFYQYFRKHINVNLDRTSGIATLSIHAFSPEDGVNINNELLRLGENLINKLNTRARNDALFFAKKNVKDAEERVKEVGKTLTNYRIKNNIFDLSAQSGEQFSLVSNLQVKLIDIQNQLAQLIAISPYNPQVSSLKLREKNIKNEITKQLSELYNENGSFVTQSSEYQRLILDNKLADQMLASAITSLQHTQNEIDRQQLYLEVINPPSKPDIALEPHRLYNIISTFFICLMLFGILKLIVASIREHKN
- the glf gene encoding UDP-galactopyranose mutase; this translates as MKNIAMAGAGLSCAVIARKLAEKGHKITIFESRNHIGGNCHTERDDKTGVMIHVYGPHIFHTDNKEVWDFVNQYMEFKPYVNRVKSTTKGQVFSLPVNLHTINQFFNKTLSPNEARAFIEQQADMSITDPQSFEEQAMRFVGKDLYEAFFKGYTQKQWGIDPKNLPASILKRLPVRFNYDDNYFAHPYQGMPKDGYTKMIENILDHQNIEIRLNTPFVREQAVEFDHVFYSGTIDGYFNYEYGRLPYRTLDFKKKYAKGDFQGCAVMNYGDVSVPYTRISEHKYFSTWESFEDTVYFEEYSRSCEQEDTPYYPINLVGGNELIEKYRYKAAQEKNVTFVGRLGTYRYLDMDVTIAEALKVVGEF